The Rubidibacter lacunae KORDI 51-2 DNA segment GGCTTTGATGCAGCGCTGGTGCGTTGGGATCGCAAAAGTATGCGGTCTAGCCCGCGCAAGATAGCTATACCGCCGAGGGTTGAGATCGCTCCGACGAGCCAAAAGTTGCGGGCGATCGCCTCGTTTTGGTCCAAAGCCCAGCCACCGAGGGGCGGTCCGATGAAGTAGCCGATTGCCCAACACTGTGAGTTCAGGGAGCTGTAGATGCCGCGAGCCGATTTTGGCGCGATGTCGGCCACGAGGGCTGAGGCCGAAGGCGTGTAGCTGACGATGGCAAGAGCAAGGATACCCAGGGCAGCGATCGCAGCTCCAAGCGCCCACTCAGTCGCCCCGCCGGTTGCCCAAATGCCGATGAAGCCCAACGCCCACAAGCTCAGAGAAATTCGCAAAGCATCGGTGCGCCGCATGCGGTTGAGCTGGCGTGCAACAGGAAGCTGCGCGATCGCCGAGAAGACAATATGCCACGCGAACAGGGCACTGATGGTGCTGGCGGAGAATCCGCGATTCTCTTTACCTGCGGGCACATAGGTGTCGAAGTAAAGTGGCAGCGTGCTTTGGGTTTGGGAAATGAGGGTGGTGAAAAGAATATTTACGGCTAAGTAAACGGTCAGGCGCGAGTCACGCAGGGCAGCCCCCCAGCCGCGTCCGAAGTTGGGGTTGCGGTATTCGCCATTTGCATCGGGTTCGGGTCGATAGGTTTCGGCGAACGTGAAGTAGATTGCAGCAAAGAAAATTGCGAACGTGATGCCGTCTAGGACGAAGAGCGAGCGGTAGTTGCCGGACGCGGACACGATCGCTCCACCGGCCAAGACGCCAACGCTCAAACCAAGCGAGTCGGCAAGGCGAGTGACGGCGTAAGCTTCGTTGCGTTGCTCTGGACGGGTGAGGTCGGCAACAGCGGCTTCGGTGGCTGGCCAATATAAACCGATGCCAAGACCCATCAGCAAGTTGCCGACCAGGAAA contains these protein-coding regions:
- a CDS encoding MFS transporter, translated to MLANLFARLQDRLPNVAREIWLLAFGRLLSQIGSGFILFYAPIFYVDRVGLSATLVGIGIGSAQQTTGILGRYFGGVFADSPTWGRRRTLLLSAGVSAIADLVLALTYDYPIFLVGNLLMGLGIGLYWPATEAAVADLTRPEQRNEAYAVTRLADSLGLSVGVLAGGAIVSASGNYRSLFVLDGITFAIFFAAIYFTFAETYRPEPDANGEYRNPNFGRGWGAALRDSRLTVYLAVNILFTTLISQTQSTLPLYFDTYVPAGKENRGFSASTISALFAWHIVFSAIAQLPVARQLNRMRRTDALRISLSLWALGFIGIWATGGATEWALGAAIAALGILALAIVSYTPSASALVADIAPKSARGIYSSLNSQCWAIGYFIGPPLGGWALDQNEAIARNFWLVGAISTLGGIAILRGLDRILLRSQRTSAASKPSRSPQD